aaaaatgacacccacttTTAAAAACttggaaaaacaaacttttttttttttttaaaggatagtacgTAATTTaggtccttggttgacaaaataccACTTTAACAGACTGGTTCCTCTCTATTTTAGAAGCACTGATTGATGAAGTTGTTTTTGTGAAGAAACACTTCACGTGGAGTGGACTGTGGGCCTCCCAGatacccagcatgcactgggaaCCTCACACACTGGGCTGACATGCGgcctcctctgcttcctctgcaggttcttctccctctctgtcttccaaGAAGCCCAGGAGCGGCGGCCTGTTCTCCAGCCTGCTCTGCTGCCTCTGTCGGGACCAGCCCGAGCCCCCGCCGGTCAACAACAACGCCCCGCTGCTGGTGGAGGAAAACGGAACCGTCTCCAAGGTGCGTTCACTTCCTGTCTCCCCCTGGGTAGAATCACCTCGGATTGCATTTTTGGCGTGTTTTGAGAGCAGTGGCACGATCATATCTGAGTTACAGAAGTGGAaaaacactctgtctgtcttcatcaTCTTTCTAATGTTGCTTTTGTTTTCCAGATAAGTGATGCTGGATGTGTTTTTGTAAGTGAAGTTGAATGTTACTTTGTCCAGGGTCAGGTAAATGttatttttgctgtgtttttagaTCCAGGTGAAGCCACTGCTGCCTCCAGCGAAGTCGAAAGACAGCGGAAAGATCTGCGTGGTTATAGATCTGGACGAGACGTTAGTTCACAGCTCCTTTAAGGTGAGAGAAGGTGTAGGAGAGAGGCGAAGAAATAAACAGTCTTGCTACAGGATTCACAAGCAGAATGTTGCATATCAGTCCtccatttcaaatgttttccttCATTTCCCACATCATGTCCACAGGGACATTTACGCATTTCTTGGAGTTTTCAAGTACAAAACAGCTTTCAGGGAAATAGCGAGTCCCTTGTGAGCGCATTACATCATCAGATAGTTATGGTTAATAGTAAGAAACACTCTGTAAGGTCTACATTTTCTTCATCTCGTTGTTGTTGGCACCGGCAGTGACATTTCTGTCATTGTTGGCAAAAGCCAAACCCAGACTAGCTGGTTCTTGAACCCAAATAAACACAGCCGCTCCTCCGTGCGCACGAACACTAGACGCTGTTTCTGCTCCTCCGTCTGCACTTCTCCTGCATCTTTCTTACATTAATACTGCAGTCagttcatttttattgttatacaGTAAAGCCACATTAGTATATTGTAAAACAATCCCTGTAGCGTCTCCCAAACCAACTAGATTATTCCTTGAAACTTCCTCTTCAGCAAAGCTTGAAGTAGAAATGGGACTTCTCTAGTGGCTTTATGCCGAGTTGGCTGTGTCTCTTGTTTattaaaattcatttttttgttcttctcACAGCCGGTGAACAATGCAGACTTCATCATTCCTGTGGAAATAGATGGAACGGTGCACCAGGTACGGTACAGTCCCGTTCCTAATCAAGAAACACagcaaaaatgcacaaaatctGATATAGAATAAACAGGATTTTGTTAATTTTCCATACAGTTATTGTTGCATGTTGTTGTCTGCTGTCCTGTAATGTCTTCATGGCCGTGTGACAGCAGTGTTAATTGCTGAGTATACATGCTGCCTACCGGTATTTAAGGGATTTTGAAGATGGCTGTTTGAAGACGGATGACAGTTTCTGGGTCTGGGCCTGGTTCAAGTAATCCAGGATAGGTTTGTTCAGACAAGCACAGCCTATTCCGGATGACTTGGTTCAGGAACGCTGCCCTCAGCCACCGACAccgcaggaggaggaaaaaacaaaacacaacaggaagGCATTACAAAGACACAAGTACTGGATTTCATTTGTCGAGCcaaatgtttgtgtgtcactGGTCTAGTTCAGGATCCTTTTACCAGGGTTCGTCTGCAAAGTGTGGGAAAGTCTGAAAATCCAGTTTGATAAGTACCAGGTTTTGAAATGTTTGCACAAAACATATTGTTCTGTCCATATATGTATATGagtacacatttattttgatgTAAACATTTAGTCATTTCAcatgtgacatttgttttttcagcTAAAGAGCCATATGGCCCAGTAGACAGTCATATTTTCCAACCAGTATTGCCATATATTATATTGAACACCAACAAAAACCAGCTAGTCAaggttttggggaaaaaaagtatgggattttgaaatgtAAGATGTGTAGGAAGCCTGTTTTACAGCAGTAGACTGTACATCCATTTCCTCTATATCctgatgtttttctctgtctgggACGTCCCGTGTGTTGCAGGTGTACGTGCTGAAGAGGCCGCATGTAGACGAGTTCCTGAAGAGGATGGGAGAGCTGTTTGAGTGTGTCCTGTTCACTGCCAGTTTAGCTAAGGTGACACAGTCCTACAGTCCTTCTGACACTGTTACACGTGATACATACTCAGTTTTTCTGCCTTCAAGTTGAATATGATTAAATATGACACATATTTAACCAAATCACGTTATCCATCCTGAAGAGCGTTCTTTCAGATATATGAGCAAAATAATAAGTTAAAATAAGATGAACTCCCTGGGGAgcttgggtcattgcagcagctgTATAGTAAGTATAGTaaatacagcagagaaaaaatggaatataaacagtattcagtgttttccccagaattttattcttgttggggtggaaaagcctctgaaacagcatttagatcatcatgggacactaaaactctccactgaaacctaatgaaattcttttaggccTTTAAAGCAGGGttaatggtagggaaactcacTTTGTGcctaaatgaagaattaatttacaaaaaccaTTATTGAGCatataaatgaaaaactaaaatgtgcaaagaaaacaaaacttcaTTGCAAACtatttttctgtagctgtgatcaggAAGGAATGATACttactggccgatatctgatgtttaataaaaggccaatatctgccCAATGTATTGGCAAATCAGTACATCGATAAAACTATTCAATTGATTTCAATGTTGTGCCATGGTTGCAGTACGCCGACCCCGTCTCTGATCTCCTGGATAAGTGGGGCGCCTTCCGGTGCCGGCTGTTCCGAGAGTCGTGCGTCTTCCACCGGGGAAACTACGTCAAGGATCTGAGCCGTCTGGGACGAGACCTGAACAAGGTCATCATCGTCGACAACTCCCCCGCCTCCTACATCTTCCACCCCGACAACGCAGTAAGTACACCTGGGTGTCAAAAAAGCCACAATCTGGGAATCCTAGGTCCAAATCTGGCCtgggaactctctctctctctctctctctctctctctctttctctttctctctctctctctctctcccttcctccctcccatcttacctgtctctctctactgttaaTGATAACATTAAAGCAAAAGTACAGAAAAAACTGTTGGCACCACACCATTTTTTTGCCTATTAAAAGCTATCAAAATGCTTCAGATTTTGTATATGAAGAGCTCTAATTTTCACTTAAATTTCTCtgcatttttatctttttttcctctgcattTAGGTTAGTTAGTGTTTTTTgactgtcagcaggatatcttataaacttatgaatggatttctattaaatttggtggacagataatagacaatagacagtagactgatttgattttggtggtgatccggatgTGGGATTTCCGCAATTAGACGATTATCATTTTTAGCCATAACTTTTTAACGGAGATGGAGACTTTACTCCAAACCCTGAGGGAATGtgtgcagggtcaagaaatcaatttgaCTTCAAAttgaagtgataggaatgatgtctgtgggtgtaacagcaaattggagaattgttcagtgcCTTCTAGTTATTGAGAAAGTGAACTGAATTCTGTTTAGCAAAGTCACTCTCATTTACAACTGTAACACAGAAAATGCAAATCACTTTAGAACCGGTATTGGATTTTTAAAGTATAGGAACTGGTATCGGCATTGGGAAAATTGTGAGGCGTACAAGTGGGACAACTTACTGTTTTCTGTCCCGTTCTTCACTCTGTACCACCAAGTAAAATCAATGCTTTACACCTTGATTACCTGATTGATTGACCGGTTACTCGGGTGATCGGTTTGTTGAGAATAAACACCGATGTTTCtgcccctctgtgtgtgtgtgtccaggtgccTGTGGCCTCGTGGTTCGACGACATGTCCGACacggagctgctggacctcaTCCCGTTCTTCGAGAGGCTGAGCAAAGTGGACAACGTGTACACAGTCCTCAAGCACCAAGGGACCGCCAGCTAGCAGCGTTGCATCGCTCCGCATCTCCAATTTAGAACAAGATACCGTACAACACACATCAGTGAGGCATCAGAATGAACCCAAACAGACTGCGTGGAAGCTGACAATGTCCCAGTATCAAGCCTTTAGCATCCTGCAGCAGAACATCATGTTTGGGAGCCTTCACTGCCTCCTCCTGGTGAAACAGGAAACTGCCTGAACATTTTGCCTTGTAACTTCCCCCTATAAACCTTCAACCTATCATGAACCAgctggaatgaatgaatggatgaatgtgtggatggatggatggatggatggatggaaaaggAGATTCATGCTCATATTCAGCACCTTTTCTGCAATTTCAGTGAAGTTGCAGTAAAGTAACAAAGCCGTCTGCACAGAGCAGGTACTGGAAATGGACTTCAGCAGTCTGATCCTGCAGAACCGAAGCAGGAACATAGTAAGTGGGAGGATTCGAATGGAGGATTTTCGGACAGGTTTTTGTGccaataaacttgataaacctTGTTATTGAAAGAGCAATTGGTGCAGAGGGATCTTTAAAACATTTGGAATATTGGAATAGCATTATTTTTGTCACACACCCATGTTTTACACTCTTCCCTTTACACTTATCGAGTTTCAAAATTGTATTCATGATACCCTTTCTCGATCCTCGGGTGTCATTTTAGAGTTTTAACCTCCTTCAGAAAGAGCGATGTGATCACGTACTTGTGGATAATCATAACAGTGTTATGACTGCATCTGATCAAATATCACAAAGGGTTTGCTAAAACCCGCTCATAACGTAATAATGTAAGACTGGACAGCACTTTACAAGGTGATCGTCAGGACCGGCCTCATTGTCACTGCGGCTTagaaattgatttatttagcaCAACAGTTTGTATTCTAAACCAGTTTAAAAAAGTAGCATCGTAAACCAGCCAACTCCCAGGAATGGTGTCAAACCTGATGCTGATATAAATAGAGAATCGTCTGCAAATGACAGTGGAAGTGCAGCTAGGAAGTGGAGCTCCAAAGGTTGTGTAAAGAGACCGTTATTGATGGACAGCTAAATGCAGTATAGCAGTATCTGTGTGTCAACAGATGTCATGGATAGTTGATGCCAGACATGAAAGGACCAGGATGAACTGAATAGATTTCTGCGACTGTATGAAAATGGATCAGTGTTGCGTTTATGTGGCCTCAAATGCGTTGATGTATGATATTTGGTTTTGTGACTCGTTCTTTGTTTTATAGCCACAAACAAAACTTGAATTTTTAATAGCGTTTAAGGACTGCAGCTGAATGGCAATTGAAAGTTGTATGGTGCGAAAAGTGACATTTGGGCTAAGTTAGGTTTGTTCTACTCATAAGCTTCAGCACAAAgtaaggtttgtttttttttctaggcGGTACATATGGGCTGGAAACAATTTCATGGTTTGAAATAAAAGGTGTGCCTTTTCACCTTTTAACACATAATAAATGGTTTAATTCAGTCTAgatttaaaggagaaatccaccctgaaacacttcaacactgttaaaaaacagctattggtgatgtgtCAGACgtagacaatgtgacgtcacatccagatatttccaagggcttctttctagactcagcattttgcactgatgttcaaaaatcatacagggagaaatccattgtagaagaggcagagagaccaatttctccacccacagcagcctcaatagaccagaatgcaatgcagccacaagacaggttgtgttCTGAGTAAGGGGAACGACTTTCGCTTTTTCTCAGCTTGCTCTCTTGACGGTACTATTGCTATCCTCTCGCCGCCTAGACaaactgaatgcaacaagttcaggtcTGTTTCTccgggggttgtcgaaaggcattctgggaaatgtaggaaattacTAACTGTAGATGAagcaggttgaaggaaagtgggttcaccaaaagagtaaaattacaacacttcattacaaaacaactccaggaacacactgaacatcacagactgatgatataacAGTGTGAGGATCTgaggtggatttctcctttaaaatCTGCTCAAGCACAAGATATCTCAAGGGACCAGATGGGGCGCGACACAGAGTGGGACTCCCTCGGTCTGCAGGActcatgcttttttttatttcccccaAATGCTTGGATCATGGACGTTACATTGACAATACAGTGTGTTGACACTGATGACTGCAGTGGTGGATTTGACTAAGAGCCTAGATAACAGGCTTGTGTGAGGTAACATTACCGAGATGGGGCTGACGGATAAATCCACAATATTAGGAAATATTACACAATTTTTCTATGTTTAACAAATTCTTGTCAATCAAATTAGCCAttattttttctaaataatCACTGATTTTATTCCAGATTTTTTTGGCAAAGGAGTAGATCCTCTGATGTCGTTTTCCACAGGGGAAACGTTGCTCTTGCTGTTGTAACGCAAGACGTGGTTGGTTACCTCATATATTAATAGGTAATGTACGCATAAGAAACACCAGCAAATATCTAAAAGGATAGTATCTACTGTTTGTAGGCACATAACAGGGTAAATgttttgaagtgtgtgtttcatgtaaGCCATCGTCATCACGTCTCCATTAGATTCAATGCTGAAACTGTTCTTGTGTTTTGGAAATCAGGATTCGGCAAAAGAGGATTATTTATAGGAATATTCACTTCGGATGATTCTCACTTATTTGATCGCATTTAGACGAAGCGCTCTGTCACTGCGGGGCCCATTCCCTCATACTGTACTTCTCACACATTCAATAGatatgtatattttgttttgcaCAGTAATAAAGCAAACAAATGACATTAATATATGGAATATTCATGTTACTGTACTCATGATCGAATAGATGTAACCTAGTTTGTGACCTGTCATTTTATCATACCAAATTATATTGAACTGTATGTaataatgacttttttttttccataaatgcTAAATGAAAGATGGTccaagtgctgtttttttttaatacatttacatttgattATCTGAATCACACAGAAAGTAGCATAAAGACTGTAAGTATGTGTGTacaactgttaatgtaataacttcacattaatgtaataaagcatTAACAATTTGCAGCTAATAGTGCAATAATCATGTTAACATAATACATTTCCCATTCTGTAATGAAAGTTACCTACCATTAACTAatagcctttttttttgttacattaCTGCAAAGGCTGAAATTCtcagttttcaaaaatgtaactgaactgataatgtaataattgtcAAAATCAGATACACAACTGTCACCTATTCACAAATTTGGTCATTAACTATGCAACGTCTGGAAAAAGCTGTGAATAAGTGTGGAAGATGACTTGA
The window above is part of the Centroberyx gerrardi isolate f3 chromosome 21, fCenGer3.hap1.cur.20231027, whole genome shotgun sequence genome. Proteins encoded here:
- the LOC139921159 gene encoding carboxy-terminal domain RNA polymerase II polypeptide A small phosphatase 1-like, yielding MDSPSSVITQVSRDEEGNRAAAPADRGSSPSLSSKKPRSGGLFSSLLCCLCRDQPEPPPVNNNAPLLVEENGTVSKIQVKPLLPPAKSKDSGKICVVIDLDETLVHSSFKPVNNADFIIPVEIDGTVHQVYVLKRPHVDEFLKRMGELFECVLFTASLAKYADPVSDLLDKWGAFRCRLFRESCVFHRGNYVKDLSRLGRDLNKVIIVDNSPASYIFHPDNAVPVASWFDDMSDTELLDLIPFFERLSKVDNVYTVLKHQGTAS